In Silvanigrella paludirubra, one DNA window encodes the following:
- the flgL gene encoding flagellar hook-associated protein FlgL yields MAINPRISEQYRYGTTLDRIGTVKNIADDVNDTAISGRKLKRISDDPVATIRVLRNRTRITNLDQYRKSLDFGRGFLAKTEDALTSIYDSLIRAKELSIQQSNNIYDEPSRKAVAEEVRQILNHVIILGNTTYSDKYVFGGFQTTQPPVSPDGHYLGDDGYIFVQVDEDSFRPINVNGRTVFDVPGGLEGKRPPLVNILENMYDSLFAWDRDKLHQSMVDLDAAMNSVVTATASLGARRVALEDVSERLDRGESQLHSDNNNLEGADMVKSALDLKRAENALNFTLQASSKMLTPSLLEFLK; encoded by the coding sequence ATGGCAATAAATCCTCGTATCTCAGAACAATATAGATATGGAACAACTCTTGACCGTATTGGTACTGTAAAAAATATAGCCGATGATGTAAATGATACTGCAATATCTGGAAGAAAATTAAAAAGAATTAGTGATGATCCTGTTGCTACTATTCGAGTGTTACGTAACAGAACGCGAATAACAAACTTAGACCAATATCGAAAATCATTAGATTTTGGTAGAGGATTTTTGGCAAAAACAGAAGATGCTTTAACTTCCATTTATGATTCTTTAATAAGAGCAAAAGAACTTTCTATTCAACAATCAAATAATATTTATGATGAACCATCACGTAAAGCAGTAGCAGAAGAAGTTCGACAAATTTTAAATCATGTTATTATATTAGGTAACACAACATACAGCGATAAATATGTTTTTGGAGGATTTCAAACGACACAACCTCCTGTTTCTCCTGATGGACATTACTTAGGAGATGATGGTTATATTTTTGTTCAGGTTGATGAAGATAGTTTTCGTCCTATTAATGTTAATGGAAGAACCGTTTTTGATGTTCCTGGAGGATTAGAAGGAAAAAGACCACCTTTAGTAAACATTCTAGAAAACATGTATGACTCTTTATTTGCTTGGGATCGAGATAAATTACATCAATCCATGGTTGATCTCGATGCGGCTATGAACTCTGTTGTTACGGCAACAGCATCGCTTGGTGCGCGAAGAGTGGCCTTAGAAGATGTTTCTGAAAGGCTAGATCGTGGCGAGTCTCAACTGCATAGCGATAATAATAATTTAGAAGGAGCAGATATGGTAAAATCTGCTTTGGATTTAAAAAGAGCGGAAAATGCTTTAAATTTTACGTTACAAGCAAGTTCAAAAATGCTAACTCCTTCCTTACTTGAATTTCTAAAATAA
- a CDS encoding NADPH-dependent FMN reductase, whose protein sequence is MKLAIISGSHRKNSQSEKISKYLIKELSLKFSVSTYLLSLSENPIPLMDEDFFNPEDPNWKKVWQPISSELQSCDGIIIISPEWHGMVPAGLKNLLLLSSAKEFGHKPGLIVSVSAGISGSYPVNELRTSGFKNSRLCYIPEHLIIRDCTHVLNFEAPENPADESIRSRITYALNILLEYSKALKLVRESDKIDHKTFPNGM, encoded by the coding sequence ATGAAATTAGCTATTATTTCAGGCAGTCATAGAAAAAATTCTCAATCAGAAAAAATTTCTAAATATTTGATCAAAGAATTAAGTTTGAAATTTTCAGTTTCAACTTATTTATTATCCCTATCGGAAAATCCAATTCCTTTAATGGATGAAGACTTTTTTAATCCTGAAGATCCTAATTGGAAAAAAGTTTGGCAACCCATTTCCAGTGAATTACAGTCTTGTGATGGTATCATTATTATTTCTCCTGAATGGCATGGAATGGTTCCAGCGGGTTTAAAAAATTTATTATTATTAAGTTCTGCAAAAGAATTTGGACATAAACCAGGTTTAATTGTATCTGTATCTGCTGGAATAAGTGGATCTTATCCTGTTAATGAATTAAGAACGAGCGGGTTTAAAAACTCAAGACTCTGCTATATTCCGGAACATTTAATAATTAGAGACTGTACTCATGTTTTAAACTTTGAGGCCCCAGAAAATCCTGCTGACGAATCAATTCGTAGTAGAATAACCTATGCATTAAATATATTATTAGAATATTCCAAAGCATTAAAGTTGGTTCGTGAAAGTGACAAAATAGATCACAAAACATTTCCGAATGGAATGTAA
- a CDS encoding YceI family protein — MNMLNVLKATVLSISIFSFISINADIIKETEYQLNKTESEIKFKIKNFGLLTVEGKFEEFSGSIKIANDFEKSQVNANVNISSINTENKSRDEHLRSKDFFETAKYPIMIFKSTNIKGNVENFKMEGDLTIKGITKKVTFDCNSSATNAKDDTSKQTEIFNAETSINRKDFSIENGATIGDEVKIYLKIKPEK; from the coding sequence ATGAATATGCTTAATGTATTAAAGGCAACAGTTTTATCTATTTCCATTTTTTCATTTATTTCTATAAATGCTGACATTATTAAAGAAACAGAATATCAATTAAATAAAACGGAATCCGAAATAAAATTTAAGATTAAAAATTTTGGACTTTTAACCGTTGAAGGCAAATTTGAAGAATTTTCAGGGTCCATAAAAATAGCGAATGATTTTGAAAAATCTCAGGTAAATGCAAATGTGAATATTTCTTCTATTAATACAGAAAATAAATCTCGCGATGAACATTTAAGAAGTAAAGATTTTTTTGAAACAGCCAAATACCCTATTATGATTTTTAAAAGCACAAATATTAAAGGGAACGTAGAAAATTTTAAAATGGAAGGAGATTTGACAATAAAAGGCATAACAAAAAAGGTAACATTTGATTGTAATTCTTCTGCAACTAATGCAAAAGATGATACTTCAAAACAAACAGAAATTTTTAATGCGGAAACATCAATAAATAGAAAAGATTTTTCGATAGAAAATGGTGCTACAATTGGTGATGAAGTTAAAATTTATTTAAAAATAAAACCAGAAAAATAA
- a CDS encoding ABC transporter substrate-binding protein, with translation MKKGIFIVLASLFITTASYSAPFPLSIKAENGSVKLNKKPERIIVLEFGILDELKLLGVKPVGIGKSDNTEGQDPAHLQNFIKDIPGVGTRDEPSLEAIAKLKPDLIIGDASFVTNILPQLNKIAPTVLLNGILGDPNEQIKNLKILAKITDTEKKVPSIIKHYEAIRNDAIAVAQKSPKKTILMGFVTPSGIFRVLSANAIATPILKELNKENLVKETNVMHRIEMTVEGVLSKNPDQIAILLTDGNKEPFEKLSKNPLWNDLRAVKDNQVYFLDRNIWAKTHGIEAMEIMYKEAKETGFLESKPQGHIIKNN, from the coding sequence ATGAAAAAAGGAATTTTCATCGTTCTTGCTTCTCTTTTCATCACTACGGCCAGTTACAGTGCTCCCTTTCCTCTTTCTATCAAAGCTGAAAATGGTTCTGTAAAGTTAAATAAAAAACCAGAAAGAATTATTGTCCTTGAGTTTGGAATTTTAGATGAACTTAAATTGCTAGGTGTTAAGCCTGTAGGCATAGGTAAAAGTGATAATACTGAAGGCCAAGATCCTGCCCACCTTCAAAATTTTATAAAAGACATTCCAGGTGTGGGAACAAGAGATGAGCCCAGCCTTGAAGCAATTGCAAAATTAAAACCAGATCTTATTATAGGAGATGCTTCATTTGTTACAAATATACTTCCTCAATTAAATAAAATTGCACCTACTGTTTTATTAAATGGAATTTTAGGTGATCCTAATGAACAAATTAAAAATCTTAAAATCTTAGCAAAAATTACAGATACAGAAAAAAAAGTTCCGTCCATAATAAAACATTATGAAGCAATTCGAAATGATGCGATTGCTGTTGCTCAAAAATCTCCTAAAAAAACAATCTTAATGGGATTTGTTACACCAAGTGGAATTTTTAGAGTATTAAGTGCAAATGCAATTGCAACACCTATATTAAAAGAACTTAATAAAGAAAATTTAGTTAAAGAAACAAATGTGATGCATAGAATTGAAATGACAGTTGAGGGTGTATTAAGCAAAAACCCAGATCAAATCGCAATTCTTCTAACAGATGGAAATAAAGAACCATTTGAAAAACTTTCGAAAAATCCGCTTTGGAATGATTTACGAGCTGTTAAAGACAATCAAGTATATTTCTTAGACAGAAATATTTGGGCAAAAACTCATGGTATTGAAGCAATGGAAATTATGTACAAAGAAGCTAAAGAAACAGGATTTTTAGAGTCAAAGCCACAGGGCCATATCATAAAAAATAATTAG
- a CDS encoding NAD/NADP-dependent octopine/nopaline dehydrogenase family protein, producing MNKVAIIGCGNGGQALAGHLSLLGLNVNLYAHPNHLGGFQEIKKRGGVECFGAVHGFGKINIVSNDLAAVLNQTDIVFICLPVIAHESIFINMLPFLNENHIVINLSGQFSGIYQKEILNRSGWEKNIIIADVTSFPYACRSESPSNANIVSIKTKMGIASFNKSIAYEINDIIKSFFPSKLEVMSSFIEAGLYDPCGITHPANVVFNAGRIGNKQEFYFYKEGITKETAQFLEVLDNERILIGQKLGLNLPRFYEVMNNYYDLSFTSIYDFYKLSPIHNKKTFCPDSISHRYVSEDVPYSLVPWYSIGERLGYNATSMKNIIEITSTMNKTNYYEKGRIVTNLQLKEFHSCG from the coding sequence ATGAATAAAGTAGCAATTATTGGTTGTGGAAATGGTGGGCAGGCTTTAGCAGGACATTTGTCTTTATTAGGACTCAATGTAAACTTATATGCTCATCCAAATCATTTAGGTGGATTTCAAGAAATAAAAAAAAGAGGGGGTGTTGAGTGTTTTGGAGCTGTCCATGGCTTTGGAAAAATCAATATCGTTTCAAATGATCTTGCTGCTGTATTAAATCAAACAGATATTGTTTTTATCTGTTTGCCTGTAATTGCTCATGAATCTATTTTTATAAACATGCTCCCTTTTTTAAATGAAAATCATATTGTCATTAATTTATCTGGTCAATTTTCAGGTATTTATCAAAAAGAAATTTTAAATCGTTCTGGTTGGGAAAAAAATATTATCATTGCTGATGTTACTTCTTTTCCTTATGCATGTCGATCGGAAAGTCCTTCTAATGCAAATATTGTATCTATTAAAACAAAAATGGGAATTGCTTCTTTTAATAAATCCATTGCTTATGAAATAAATGATATTATAAAATCTTTTTTTCCAAGTAAATTGGAAGTTATGTCAAGCTTTATTGAGGCCGGACTTTATGATCCTTGTGGTATAACTCATCCAGCAAACGTGGTTTTTAATGCAGGACGAATTGGAAATAAACAAGAATTTTATTTCTATAAAGAAGGAATTACAAAAGAAACAGCTCAATTTCTTGAAGTTTTAGACAATGAAAGAATATTAATTGGACAAAAGCTAGGATTAAATTTACCTCGCTTTTATGAAGTTATGAATAATTATTACGATCTTTCATTTACTAGTATTTATGATTTTTATAAATTATCCCCTATTCATAACAAAAAAACATTTTGTCCAGATTCCATTTCACATCGTTACGTTTCTGAAGATGTGCCCTATTCTTTAGTTCCTTGGTATAGTATAGGGGAAAGATTAGGTTATAATGCAACATCTATGAAAAATATAATTGAAATAACATCTACTATGAACAAAACAAATTATTATGAAAAAGGACGTATCGTTACGAATCTTCAGTTGAAAGAATTTCATTCATGTGGATAG
- a CDS encoding DMT family transporter gives MWIALAILSSIIFGIASVLMKSATIKKCPDHYILFGLYFSGSLFFLYQSFSVIEFTYSFNVYLWSILIALGSFFGNWFVIKALELGPASLTAPMLNLNLPFIILMSVFIYGEELNLIKILIILTLLVAIIIVKIDPNENLVIKNKKWFIWVILGSTFLFLREGGLKITQELNINNTQILLNSYLLCLIFSGIILYKKETKELKNNYKVKTDFKEFILQINQKNNLNGIYFGLITGICSGLGLYLYSKALLTGPTSLVALIFSARSLIIVLLSYFLHKERLSLFQKFSVFLLCLGLSLASFI, from the coding sequence ATGTGGATAGCTCTTGCTATTTTAAGCTCAATTATATTTGGAATAGCTAGTGTATTAATGAAATCGGCAACGATAAAAAAATGTCCCGATCACTATATTTTGTTTGGTCTTTATTTTTCTGGTAGTTTGTTTTTTTTATACCAATCCTTTTCTGTAATTGAGTTTACTTATAGCTTTAATGTATATTTATGGTCTATTTTAATTGCGCTAGGTTCATTTTTTGGTAATTGGTTTGTGATTAAAGCATTGGAACTTGGGCCTGCAAGTTTAACGGCACCTATGCTAAATTTAAACTTGCCATTTATCATTTTAATGTCAGTGTTTATTTATGGTGAAGAGTTAAATTTAATTAAGATTTTAATTATTTTAACTTTATTAGTAGCTATTATAATTGTCAAAATAGATCCAAATGAAAATTTAGTTATAAAAAATAAAAAATGGTTTATATGGGTTATTTTAGGTTCAACATTTTTATTTTTAAGAGAAGGTGGCTTAAAAATAACCCAAGAATTAAATATCAATAACACCCAGATTTTACTTAATTCATATTTATTATGTTTGATTTTTTCAGGCATAATTTTGTATAAAAAAGAAACAAAAGAATTAAAGAATAATTATAAAGTTAAAACTGACTTTAAAGAATTTATATTGCAAATTAACCAAAAAAATAATTTAAATGGGATCTATTTTGGACTTATTACAGGAATATGCTCTGGTCTAGGGCTTTATTTGTATTCAAAAGCATTATTAACAGGTCCTACTAGTCTTGTTGCTCTTATTTTTTCTGCTCGAAGTTTGATTATAGTTTTATTATCCTATTTTTTACACAAAGAAAGATTATCTCTTTTTCAGAAGTTTTCTGTCTTTTTATTGTGCTTAGGATTATCTTTAGCAAGCTTTATTTAA